The Geodermatophilaceae bacterium NBWT11 genome has a segment encoding these proteins:
- a CDS encoding 5-methyltetrahydropteroyltriglutamate--homocysteine methyltransferase, with the protein MPPTLPPLPTTVVGSLPQPDWLIDRDRLGHQFPPRVRAAELWRIPADHLLEAQDDATLVTIRAQEAAGLDVIGDGEIRRESYSNHFATALAGLDLDHPGTVRNRSGLDVHVPRVTGELRRPSPVQVEDVRFLREHTDRAVKITVPGPFTMAQQAQDDFYGDDRLLALAYADVVREEIADLFAAGADIVQLDEPWLQARPEVAKRYGVEVLDRALAGAAGTTHVHLCFGYAAMVAERPEGYSFLPELADVPADAISVETAQSHLDPATLAPLRGKGIALGVLDLSTPEVETPEVIADRVRRALDHVDVDELLLSSDCGLKYLPRAAAAGKMRALAQAAAVLRTEL; encoded by the coding sequence ATGCCCCCGACGCTGCCCCCGCTGCCCACGACCGTCGTCGGCAGCCTGCCCCAGCCGGACTGGCTGATCGACCGCGACCGGCTGGGTCACCAGTTCCCGCCCCGGGTGCGGGCCGCCGAGCTGTGGCGCATCCCCGCCGACCACCTGCTGGAGGCCCAGGACGACGCCACCCTGGTCACCATCCGCGCCCAGGAGGCGGCCGGGCTGGACGTGATCGGGGACGGCGAGATCCGCCGCGAGTCCTACTCCAACCACTTCGCCACCGCGCTCGCAGGGCTGGACCTGGACCACCCCGGCACGGTGCGCAACCGGTCGGGCCTGGACGTGCACGTGCCCCGGGTGACCGGCGAGCTGCGCCGTCCCTCGCCCGTGCAGGTCGAGGACGTCCGGTTCCTCCGCGAGCACACCGACCGGGCCGTCAAGATCACCGTGCCGGGCCCGTTCACCATGGCCCAGCAGGCGCAGGACGACTTCTACGGCGACGACCGGCTGCTGGCGCTGGCCTACGCCGACGTCGTCCGGGAGGAGATCGCCGACCTGTTCGCCGCCGGCGCCGACATCGTGCAGCTCGACGAGCCCTGGCTGCAGGCCCGGCCCGAGGTCGCCAAGCGCTACGGGGTCGAGGTGCTCGACCGGGCGCTGGCCGGCGCGGCCGGCACCACCCACGTGCACCTGTGCTTCGGCTACGCCGCCATGGTCGCCGAGCGCCCCGAGGGCTACTCGTTCCTGCCCGAGCTGGCCGACGTCCCGGCCGACGCGATCTCCGTGGAGACCGCGCAGTCGCACCTGGACCCGGCCACCCTCGCCCCGCTGCGCGGCAAGGGCATCGCCCTCGGCGTGCTCGACCTGTCCACGCCGGAGGTGGAGACCCCCGAGGTGATCGCCGACCGGGTGCGCCGGGCGCTGGACCACGTGGACGTGGACGAGCTGCTGCTGTCCAGCGACTGCGGGCTGAAGTACCTGCCCCGTGCCGCCGCGGCCGGCAAGATGCGTGCCCTCGCGCAGGCGGCCGCCGTCCTGCGCACCGAGCTGTAG
- a CDS encoding alpha/beta fold hydrolase, producing MIENAFYTPEAQGAYQLHSLGSFALEEGGGIPDLQLAYATYGELNAAKDNAILIPTWFSGTHATWEQVYIGPGRALDPTRWFIVVVNQIGNGLSTSPHNTDDASIAMAAFPKVRIGDDVRAQQQLAAELFGIERWALVVGGSMGAQQTWEWAVRFPEQVARAAPIAGTAQNTPHDFLFTRALLDAITSDPGWAGGAYRSNTEVADGLRRHADIWAIMGLSTEFWRSGFWRGIELPDVTWDTFEEFQERFVQAVFGAMDPNSLLVQGWKWQRGDVARNTGGDLAAALGRVTATTFVMPIDEDMFFPPRDCAAEQALTPNSELRVLPSIAGHFGLFGFEKTYLDAVDTNLSELLARPA from the coding sequence GTGATCGAGAACGCGTTCTACACACCCGAGGCCCAGGGGGCCTACCAGCTGCACTCGCTGGGCAGCTTCGCGCTGGAGGAGGGCGGGGGCATCCCCGACCTGCAGCTGGCCTACGCCACGTACGGCGAGCTGAACGCCGCCAAGGACAACGCGATCCTGATCCCGACGTGGTTCAGCGGTACGCACGCGACCTGGGAGCAGGTCTACATCGGTCCCGGCCGGGCCCTGGACCCCACCCGGTGGTTCATCGTCGTGGTCAACCAGATCGGCAACGGGCTGTCGACCTCCCCGCACAACACCGACGACGCGTCGATCGCGATGGCCGCCTTCCCGAAGGTGCGGATCGGGGACGACGTCCGGGCCCAGCAGCAGCTGGCCGCCGAGCTGTTCGGCATCGAGCGGTGGGCGCTGGTCGTCGGCGGGTCGATGGGTGCCCAGCAGACCTGGGAGTGGGCGGTCCGCTTCCCCGAGCAGGTCGCCCGGGCGGCCCCGATCGCCGGCACCGCGCAGAACACCCCGCACGACTTCCTCTTCACCCGGGCTCTCCTGGACGCGATCACCTCCGACCCGGGGTGGGCCGGGGGTGCCTACCGGTCGAACACGGAGGTGGCCGACGGGCTGCGCCGGCACGCCGACATCTGGGCGATCATGGGCCTGTCGACCGAGTTCTGGCGCTCGGGGTTCTGGAGGGGCATCGAGCTGCCCGACGTCACGTGGGACACCTTCGAGGAGTTCCAGGAGCGCTTCGTCCAGGCCGTCTTCGGCGCGATGGACCCCAATTCGCTGCTGGTGCAGGGCTGGAAGTGGCAGCGCGGCGACGTCGCCCGCAACACCGGCGGAGACCTGGCCGCGGCGCTGGGCCGGGTCACCGCGACGACCTTCGTGATGCCGATCGACGAGGACATGTTCTTCCCGCCGCGGGACTGTGCCGCCGAGCAGGCCCTCACCCCGAACAGCGAGCTGCGGGTGCTGCCCAGCATCGCCGGGCACTTCGGGCTGTTCGGGTTCGAGAAGACCTACCTGGACGCCGTCGACACGAACCTGTCCGAGCTGCTGGCCCGGCCGGCCTGA
- a CDS encoding alpha/beta hydrolase, giving the protein MPREQLVPVAPGVDLWVEERGDPDAPAVLLVMGAASSGLLWPPELVTALAREHRVVVYDHRDTGRSTGGSTYALRDLATDAVAVLDALGIERAHVVGMSLGGMLVQLLLLDHPDRLRSATLICTGALGGAPGEESAGPSAELLAFWATMAEPRDDDAELAWRVEHWRLLNGTGTPFDPAEWARTEQRAAAHAGGFRSALPHATADQSGLERGAELASVVVPRLVVEAPADPAYPPPAAGHLAAALGPAARLVTVPGMGHALAGAVLPEFLAVLTDHLSRSGRAARQHGEDATDHEEHRP; this is encoded by the coding sequence ATGCCCCGCGAACAGCTCGTCCCCGTCGCCCCCGGCGTCGACCTCTGGGTCGAGGAGCGGGGGGATCCCGACGCCCCCGCCGTCCTGCTGGTCATGGGTGCTGCCTCGTCTGGTCTGCTGTGGCCCCCGGAGCTGGTCACCGCCCTCGCCCGTGAGCACCGCGTCGTCGTCTACGACCACCGGGACACCGGCCGCTCGACCGGGGGGAGCACCTACGCCCTGCGCGACCTGGCCACCGACGCGGTGGCCGTCCTGGACGCGCTCGGGATCGAGCGGGCGCACGTCGTCGGCATGTCGCTGGGCGGGATGCTGGTCCAGCTGCTGCTGCTCGACCACCCCGACCGGCTGCGCAGCGCCACGTTGATCTGCACCGGCGCTCTCGGGGGCGCGCCGGGGGAGGAGTCGGCCGGGCCGTCGGCGGAGCTGCTCGCGTTCTGGGCCACGATGGCCGAGCCCCGCGACGACGACGCCGAGCTGGCCTGGCGGGTCGAGCACTGGCGGCTGCTCAACGGCACCGGCACCCCGTTCGACCCTGCCGAGTGGGCGCGCACCGAGCAACGGGCAGCCGCGCATGCCGGTGGGTTCCGGTCCGCGCTGCCGCACGCCACCGCTGACCAGTCCGGCCTGGAGCGGGGCGCCGAGCTGGCCTCGGTCGTCGTCCCGAGGCTGGTGGTGGAGGCGCCGGCCGACCCGGCCTACCCGCCGCCGGCCGCGGGGCACCTGGCCGCGGCCCTCGGGCCGGCCGCACGGCTGGTCACCGTGCCGGGCATGGGCCACGCGCTGGCCGGGGCGGTGCTGCCGGAGTTCCTCGCCGTGCTGACCGACCACCTGTCACGTTCCGGGCGCGCCGCACGTCAGCACGGTGAGGACGCCACCGACCACGAGGAGCACCGACCGTGA
- a CDS encoding DUF1059 domain-containing protein: protein MKTMTCRQLGGPCDTAHRGESADDVINAQDQHLKDAEKAGDAAHQPARDDMKSRWRHPKKAMGWYRGAKQTFAELPAD, encoded by the coding sequence GTGAAGACCATGACCTGCCGCCAGCTGGGCGGCCCCTGCGACACCGCGCACCGCGGCGAGAGCGCCGACGACGTGATCAACGCGCAGGACCAGCACCTCAAGGACGCCGAGAAGGCCGGGGACGCCGCCCACCAGCCGGCCCGGGACGACATGAAGAGCCGTTGGCGGCACCCGAAGAAGGCGATGGGTTGGTACCGGGGCGCGAAGCAGACCTTCGCCGAGCTGCCTGCGGACTGA
- a CDS encoding DUF4240 domain-containing protein: MAGAQLADGLGAEPVRGAGGRELAAAGGARAAGGLRLRRVLRAAHRRAAGLAGPVLDGGHRAGLPGRAAPRPAPPGAAADQRAAPGHAGRAPADPGVRRSYGDPVTEDAFWELVETAGPTPDRVRAALEGLPDDEVVAFRALLRAQVARANDWGVWAAGYLAHGGMSDDSFLDFRFWLVHQGRAAVDAVLAEPDALAGLSWTDEEFEHAEDLGYVADEVLTARGTSVPADGVSLFADPTGEEFPEEDRAWFAEHLPRLWARSGGL, encoded by the coding sequence GTGGCCGGTGCTCAACTGGCTGATGGCCTGGGCGCTGAACCGGTCCGGGGAGCAGGAGGCCGCGAACTCGCTGCGGCTGGCGGGGCTCGCGCAGCTGGTGGACTGCGACTTCGCCGAGTACTACGAGCCGCTCACCGGCGAGCAGCTGGGCTCGCGGGACCAGTCCTGGACGGCGGCCATCGCGCTGGACTTCCTGGCCGCGCGGCGCCCCGGCCGGCGCCGCCCGGTGCGGCTGCTGACCAGCGAGCTGCCCCGGGTCACGCCGGCCGGGCGCCCGCCGACCCAGGAGTTCGGAGGTCCTACGGTGACCCGGTGACCGAGGACGCGTTCTGGGAGCTGGTCGAGACCGCCGGGCCCACCCCCGACCGGGTGCGCGCCGCGCTGGAGGGCCTGCCCGACGACGAGGTGGTCGCCTTCCGCGCCCTGCTGCGCGCCCAGGTCGCCCGGGCCAACGACTGGGGCGTCTGGGCGGCGGGCTACCTGGCACACGGCGGGATGAGCGACGACTCGTTCCTGGACTTCCGCTTCTGGCTGGTGCACCAGGGCCGCGCCGCCGTCGACGCCGTGCTCGCCGAGCCCGACGCTCTGGCCGGGCTGAGCTGGACCGACGAGGAGTTCGAGCACGCCGAGGACCTCGGCTACGTCGCCGACGAGGTGCTCACCGCCCGCGGGACCAGCGTGCCCGCCGACGGCGTCTCGCTGTTCGCCGACCCGACCGGCGAGGAGTTCCCGGAGGAGGACCGGGCCTGGTTCGCCGAGCACCTCCCCCGGCTCTGGGCGCGGTCCGGCGGTCTCTGA